A single region of the Malaclemys terrapin pileata isolate rMalTer1 chromosome 4, rMalTer1.hap1, whole genome shotgun sequence genome encodes:
- the LOC128837041 gene encoding protein NKG7-like, whose amino-acid sequence MNLRCLIPLTVPDLMRASRACLILAVITGFLSCLALLALFFRSHLGSVSLTLVSAVGSFSAGLCATVAMAMFTSQSTKAMMSAPARVHFGWSYVLGWATCPFSLLASVATLFSQGSSWS is encoded by the exons ATGAATCTGAGGTGTCTGATACCTTTGACTGTACCAG ATCTCATGAGGGCCAGCAGGGCTTGCCTGATCCTGGCTGTGATCACTGGGTTTCTCTCCTGCTTGGCTCTCCTCGCCTTGTTCTTCCGCTCCCACCTCGGCTCTGTGTCCCTGACCCTGGTCTCCGCCGTGGGCAGCTTCAGCGCCG GTCTCTGTGCCACCGTCGCTATGGCCATGTTCACATCCCAAAGCACGAAGGCCATGATGAGTGCCCCAGCTCGAGTCCACTTCGGGTGGTCCTACGTCCTCGGCTGGGCCACCTGCCCATTCTCCCTCCTAGCCA gtgTGGCGACACTTTTTTCACAAGGATCCTCGTGGAGCTGA